The Elaeis guineensis isolate ETL-2024a chromosome 5, EG11, whole genome shotgun sequence DNA segment tctctctctctctctctatatatatatatatatatatatatatatatatatatatatatatatatatatatctgttctCCATTTTTTCCCACATGATGCATAAGCTTGTAAAATAGCTATGAATAATGTAGAAATATCTTCATACTATATTAATAGTGTGAGTAGGTAAATACCTTTCCTCACAAGAACAAAGGTAAATACCAAAAGGATCATTTTGGGTGCCATGTCAAATGCTTAAGTGGTGCCTGACTGGTTGTTGTCCGGGTGGTTATAGAGAAGCGAAGGTATTGGCTGTAATTACACCTTTCTAGGGAAGGTGTTGTGGTTCTCCCTAGCACTTAAGCAAATTGAGTAGGCAGCTCCTGTCACATAAGATGTTATATCATATCCTATGCAAATGAGCCAGAATGGACAAACATTTGTTTTGAAAACAATATTACTGTCAGAGTAGTGGGCCTGCTTCACACAGtatgtattttttctttttttctccctttttggtTAAATTGTCACTCTTGAGAATGGGGAAGCTCTTTTTAAATCGAGTTTGCATTCTGTGAATCAACATACCATGTTCAATATTGGTATTGCTGCTGCTGTTATTTTTATGAgctcaataattaattttttttttgggtgtgtgAGAATTAAAGATTATTCACCTGGTTGTGGCTGCAGGATCTTCATGCTGAAACCATTAAAAAGAGACGTCGAACAACAAAGAAACCATATTCAAGATCAATTGTTGGTGCTACCCTGGAAGTTATTCAAAAGAGGAGAACTGAGAAACCTGAGGTTCGCGATGCTGCAAGAGAAGCAGCTCTTCGGTATATTTCTCCCCCAACTGGTTGTTCTGAGCATCATAGATGGGTGAAGACTAAGCTATATAGGAAATTCTGGCGTCTGTACTCTGCTCAATAGATTTAACATAATGTTATACCTGTGAAAATCAATTCTGTTGTCAAGTTGGCCTTCTATTCCCTTCATGATAGATGATTCTTATTTCTACGTTAGCGTTATCTGCttaacttttctttctttttctgtttGCCCTCAATTTTAAGTTATGCTCTCATTTTTTGCTGTTCTTCATACTTCTAGCTTTCATAGAACTCTATTTTACATAATTTATTAATGCTGTTGCGTATATTAAAACAATtttaattgatcaagaattgttcAGGCATTGGGGTCGTTATAGTGACAATATTTACTAGAAAATGGATCTTTATTGGATGTTGGCTATCTGTATTTAGATTAGCACTTGCACATTATCCTAGCATGTAAGTGATATGGGTTCTGCCGTTTGCAGTGAGATTAAGGAGCGTATAAAGAAGACCAAGGATGAAAAGAAAGCTAAGAAGGCAGAACTGATGGCTAAAACCCAGAAGATCCAGACAAAGGGCGGTAGCATGGGTAAGGCTCCTAAAGGCCCAAAgcttggtggtggtggtgggaaGCGTTGAAGTCCGTAACTTTGCTGATTTCTCCTATTTTTGCTTTGTCAGTTGTATTTTTGCAAAACTAACTTTATTCGATTTTTCTTCTCAGTCCCATGAGAAACATTATTTGAAGCACTTTGCTTTGTCGTTATTTCATTGCCTACTGTTTTCGACGGTACTGGTGATTTTTTCTGCACAGCAGCAGGGGCTGGTTGAGCTATTAGGGCTGATGAGCGATTTGGCTGTTGATACTAATTTGTACTGTAGTTCGTAGACTTTTAGTTCCTTCAGAATTTTTATGATGGCGAATTGAGTAACATCTTGGGTACAGTTTGGATGACCACAGGCTCGTATGTGTCTTCAGAATTTTTATGATGGCGAATTCAGTAACATCTTGGGTACAGTTTGGATGaccatacatatagatatatgtgcGCGCGctcacacatatatatagatacatacatacatataattaAGCCTTTTGTGGACACCCAAAATCCGCAGCTTTGGATCACTACTGACATCTAAAAACTGATGCGAACGCAGAGAAATTAAGTAGTATCCAAACGATGCGTCAAATTTGGGCAAATCTGGTTTCGATTTTTGCGCTTTGTAGCGCATCAGCATGGTTTCATCGAGCGAGTAGGCGAGCAACAGGGTCTTATTGATTTTAGTCTCTTACTGCTTAAAAGCAATTGCTGGAAAAAGCTGAGGTGCTCGCAGGCAACCTGCTTCATTCCAATGCTGTACCGACACATAATTAAGTTTATGAATGTTACAGCGTTTTGTTGAAGGCATTGCGGTAGGTTATGTTAAAGACTGTTGAAATGATTTACCAAGAAAAAAAGACTGTTGAAATGACAAAAACATGCTTGTATGGTACGTGAATTTGGGTTTGATTCAGTTTTTGGATTATGTGCAACCTAGATCACTTTATGAAGGTCTTCAGGT contains these protein-coding regions:
- the LOC105046080 gene encoding large ribosomal subunit protein eL24; its protein translation is MVLKTELCRFSGAKIYPGKGIRFVRSDSQVFLFANSKCKLYFHNRLKPAKLTWTAMYRKQHKKDLHAETIKKRRRTTKKPYSRSIVGATLEVIQKRRTEKPEVRDAAREAALREIKERIKKTKDEKKAKKAELMAKTQKIQTKGGSMGKAPKGPKLGGGGGKR